A segment of the Carassius carassius chromosome 21, fCarCar2.1, whole genome shotgun sequence genome:
TCACCTGTTTCTCACCATCTATACCTAACACTTTCCATCCACGAATTGGATCACATCCATTTAAAATGTATGACCTATTTATGTTCAAACCTTACTTTCTCAAATAATACCTCAAAATAATTCCACTTTTCCCAAATTTTGCTGCTTGGAGTCGTCCCAATGTCATCCATTGAAGCGCCGCAAAAGCTTCAAATACTATTGCTATTACTAATCATTTTTActgatcatataatataataattaataaaagtttCAGGTTCACTAAATCACATACAGTACATCCTTACATAAAACAGCCAAATGTAGTTTTTTCTTAATTATAAAACCACAAATAATACCACTTTTCCCTCTTCACCCCATTAAAGCTCCACTCTGGTAATAATAGTACTGcttgtaataatagtaataaaagtaCTAGGAATAATATTACTAatatcaattgtatatattaacttttattaatatattacaatctAATGCAATTCATATtaagttatatatttattatacatatataaatatatcataatTTAATTTGGTACGTCACATATAATCTTATAAGaagcaaaggttttttttccctctcaaatAATGCCACAAATACTATTAATACTACTTTTCCAAAGCTTTGTCGCTCAGCAGTTCTCATGTCACTTCAAATACTAGTATGTCATTACTAATAACtttgaatttaatataatatgaaatatcATTTTAGTAgtattgaaaatgattttttatcCACTTTATCTTCAAATACAAGTATTATTATAATACTagtaatattaacttttattataatttactatgatataatattaaataatatgttcttcttatttatttatttattatctaaatAATATGCTTGCTTCAGTGCTTGcataactaatataatataatgcaatataattaatattaaacaatatatatatatttttatcattatcatcAATGATAGATAGATTGAGTGTGAAGAAGGGTCTAATAGACATATATGACAGATGGTGACCGATAACCTGACGGTGTGGAAGACAAAGGTTCACTACGGTGTGTTTAGCTTATAAAGACTAGAGTGGATTTTCGAAGGTCTGTTGGGAATGGATTACAGCAGGTCTGAAAATAGCAGGAATATGTTGATGTAGGTGTGAAATATGCATAGTTAATGAATTGTGGCAGGTAAGGAGTAAGGACTGGATTGTGGAAGGTAAGGAGTAACTGTAGGGAAAGGGCTGTGGTAGGTAAGGGCCACTGACTGTGGGcccctgggtgtgtgtgtggcgcAGGAGACAGACTCTGCCAACTGCACGATTCACTAGGCTCTCACCAGGGAAGAGAGATAGATCGATTTAATGcgtatgtgtgagtgagagagaagcGAGCAAAAGAGAGGGGGaaaaatacaaacagaaaaacCTAAATGTATATTCCATATTAAGTACGAGAATGACTTTTGTACTCAATTGTGTATGTCGGCCTGATCTGCAGGTAGGAAGATGAATGAGTTTGCCTGCATAAATATATAGACCAGAGGCAACGGGAAGGAAGGACAATTATATAAATCTACCTCAAGTGTGCCATCTTGAAGATGTCGTCGAAGTGAGTGCATTTATTGTCGGATAAAGCCTAATCTTAGGGTTAAACCTTGAAGTATCTCTTATAGAGTTTGACTAGGGATATGCCTGATATAGGCCTAACTGATCCAGACTTCATAAACTTTAAAACGGAGCATTAAAGTGAACTTACGGGAGGACTTCCGTGTCACACTTAAAGCGATCATATGTTAATCGCCATCCATAAATCATTCGGTGGCTATGAAGTCCTCTTGCTGGTGCCAAAGACCCATTTCCCAACAGGACCACTCTAATTGATTTAAATGCTTCGTCCTTGCGGCAACGCGACTATGCTCGCTTAGTAAGGGGTCTTTAacgatattattattactaccgtGATTGCGGGTTTCTCCATTTCCTATTGTACGACTAGAGTCAGAATCTCTCGCCCAAAgctgaacaaaataattattagcaTCTTGGAACAAACAGACGAGCCCCCCCCACCCTCGCCTCGCGGCCCAGAGCCGACCCCCTCCTCGCGCGCTCATCTCCCCGTCTCCGCTTTTGCCACGTTCAACCCTTAATTTATGCAAAATTAATTGATATATCTTTTATAATTGATGTGCTGTAAAATTAATGAGTAATTTATGTAATTAGTCAATTAAGGCTAATTCCAGCATATGTTCAATATGCCCAGAAGGTGCACTTTACAAGTTGTTATTTGTCCAGGAGTTGAATGCAGCGAAAACCGTCTAATTAATTTCCTATGCATATCAGCGTGTTGTCTACTTAACACCGCGCTTTGTGGGAGCAGGTTTAATATTGATCTAAACAACACGGTGAGGAGGAACGCGCGCGCTCCCGCAGCAGCCTCGCAGGGGCCTTCCGGTGCCAAGCGCGCCGCGTGATCCGGGTGTCAAAGGCGCTTCTAAACACAAGTTATTCGACAGCGGTCTGGCGCTCAAGTTGCATTTCAAAAGACATTAAGCGCGGGACATAATGGCGCTGGGTGTGAAATATGCACGCGCGCGTCTCGTTCGCCGGTGACCCTTTAAACTAGAGAAACACCGGAGCTCTTCAGGAACATAATGAGAAAGATCTGTTGGCTAATTAATTGACACCGTTTTGAATATTCATCGCTAATATAACCACTACGCCTTTAATTATATTGTTGGACATCTCTCTCAGGAAGGTAAATCACTGTAGGCttaattaatgtaatgtattCGCGACCCGCCGGGAACCGCGTAAAGAGGGCGCCTGGCGGGACCGTACCGTGACATCTGGCCGCGCAAGAGCGGCGGcgcttttgttgttctgtttacCGGAGAACCTGTTCTCGCGGGTTACGGTTAGGAAGCGTTTATCCTTGTGAAATACGAGCAAAGTGCAAACAGCTTGACAGGTTGATTCTGACTCCGCTCAGCGCCGGTGAAAAACGGGCGCGCAGACGCGTGCGCTTCTGAACGACCTGTCACTATTATTTCACCTGAAATCACTCAAGAGTTGTGAAATCATAATTGTGGAAACAATTGTCTATTACTGGGGTCAAGTTCTGACACAAGGTATCCAGTTTATGATGGATCATATTCAGGGAAGAAAAATGATGAATAGGTAGCCTACCTTTATCCTTTTTTGCGAAGATGTGGTTGTCCTGGGGTCTTCCCTTTCTCTCCCTCTCATTCTCTGCTGCCTCTCTCCATCTTCCACAACGatattttcatcttttatttttagcacaatttattttagcttaaGGGGTGAGCACAAAATGTTGAGCAATAATGAGCTTAAGAAGTTATGAGATCTGTGTCAGAAGACCTTAAAAGTTGGACAATGTTGTGGTTCACAAAACTAAAAgttaggctaaataaataaaaagccaaaTTTATTTCCGAAGCTTGTCATAATATCCTGTATGTTAATATCACGAATTGAATATGTCTTAtttcaaaagataataataaaaaaatataattgaaattgaactgatttaataaataatagtGCAATTGTAAGATACAGTCTACTGGAGAAggtattgcaaataaatatttttccccTAAATGTAAATCCCTGTTGCctgtttcatttttagtttaaacATCTAGAACAGAAAAGAATGAGAAAACCTCACTGTCAATTGTTTTGTctcatatatataaaattaaataaatattaaatgtaatttttttactctattttcaatatttatagtCCATAACTGTACATTTCCAAATATATTGATAATACAGAAGTGGTATAATGGAAGTCCTTGACTTAAAGTTTATCAGCACATGTTAAGCAACTGTGGTGTAACGAGACAGAGGATAGTGCTACTCACACGAACACAAATCACTATCAGGGTATAGAGTCAAATAATGCTAGCAGTAACTAAACAGAATAAAAATCAAACACTCCAATgtacaaaacagataaaaaactaacttttcataatataaataaataataattgtggtGGTTTGCACTTGAAATAGAATGTTCTTTTcttcatacatatttatttaggTCATACTCTCTTATAGGACGGCTTTATTTAcactatttttcattttataagtTTTACCGTGCATCAAAAATTAAATCACTGTGAACAATACAGGGCAAATATTAACTATATTCCTGTTTGAATAAAGTCTAAACTTAATAAAAGTTCGATTTTCTGGAATTCGAGACATTTAAAACTATTCCAGTGCTCTACAAAAACAGTGTATGGATCGTTCACGTTCACGCCATTAGTCTTGCAGTGTGTGTTATCATTATCAGACTCATTAGCGAGCGCGCGGCTCTGTGCTTCTGATTGGTACAGATGAGTAGGACTAAACGCACATGAAGTCAGACCCACCCCCTATTTACCCCTTATTCGTCCTAAAGTCAGTGTCATCATAATAAAACGCAACTAAGCGGGGGGTCTGGACCTCTGCCATTCTTACAAAAGCGTCGCGGATCCTCTGCGAGTCAAAGCCGAGCGCGCGCATCCTCCGAGAGAACTTCCCGCGCTCTGAGAGGAGTAACATTAGACAGGTAACTTTCAAACGGTCCCGTTTTCTTTTACATTCTTGTGGATTTTGAACTTTGTGTGATGTTTTCGTGACTAGCGTCTTATAAAGCAGctgtaaacataaaaaacaaacaaacaagtcaaTCAAAATTAGGCTATTAGTGCGctgaattactttttaatgtccaCGGACGATATGCTGGCTTGCTTCTGACTGATCCTGaagagatttttaaaaatgcCTCGGCCAGGCAAGAACTCCTACAGTGACCAGAAGCCTCCATACTCGTACATCTCTCTGACCGCCATGGCCATTCAAAGCTCCTCTGAGAAGATGCTCCCCCTCAGCGACATCTACAAATTCATCATGGACCGTTTCCCCTATTACCGTGAGAACACCCAACGCTGGCAGAACTCGCTCCGGCACAACCTTTCCTTCAACGACTGCTTCATTAAGATCCCCCGGCGGCCCGACCAGCCGGGAAAGGGCAGCTTCTGGGCCCTGCATCCGGACTGTGGAGACATGTTCGAGAACGGCAGCTTCCTGCGCCGCCGCAAGCGCTTCAAGCTCCTCCGGGTGGAGCATTCGGCTTGCAAGAGCGGCCCTGTGCTGCACTCCTACCACTCTCATGCCCAGCATGCCTTGCACCAATCCCACCACCATTCGGGCAAGCTGGCCGTGGGACATCCGGAGTACCTGGGCACCATGGACCGGCTCTCCCACTTCCAGAGCTACACGCTTGGCGGCGGGCAGAGCGGCAGCTTCAAACACCCGTTTGCCATCGAGAGCTTGATTGGCAGAGACTATAAAGGAGTGATGGCCAGTGGGTTGCCCATCGCCTCGGTCATGCATCACCTCGGGTATCCTGTGCCTGCTCAACTGGGCAGCATGGTCAACTCGGTGTGGCCCCATGTGGGCATGCTGTCTGAGCCGGTGTCCTCAGAATACCCACCGTTCAATGTGGCAGTCAAGGGGCTGTACCATCATCACCCGGGAACCCAAAGCATGCCTGCTGTGCCCGTGCCCATCAAACCCACACCAACCCTGGGCGCAGTCCCGTCCTTGACTGGCATGACGCCGGGAGTAACGCAGCTGTGCCCGAGAACAGCAGCGCTGATGGAGAGAGACACAACGGCTCTTGTTGAGGAGAAAAGCGTGTCTCTCCATCCTGCCCTCCTGCAGTCCTGAGCCAAATGCTGAAGACTGAGACAAGAGGGGACATAGAGCATGTTTTGGGGACGGCTGTGGACTGATTTGAGATGCCAGCCTTTTCCGGAAGATGCTttaagaactg
Coding sequences within it:
- the LOC132097111 gene encoding forkhead box protein B2-like, whose protein sequence is MPRPGKNSYSDQKPPYSYISLTAMAIQSSSEKMLPLSDIYKFIMDRFPYYRENTQRWQNSLRHNLSFNDCFIKIPRRPDQPGKGSFWALHPDCGDMFENGSFLRRRKRFKLLRVEHSACKSGPVLHSYHSHAQHALHQSHHHSGKLAVGHPEYLGTMDRLSHFQSYTLGGGQSGSFKHPFAIESLIGRDYKGVMASGLPIASVMHHLGYPVPAQLGSMVNSVWPHVGMLSEPVSSEYPPFNVAVKGLYHHHPGTQSMPAVPVPIKPTPTLGAVPSLTGMTPGVTQLCPRTAALMERDTTALVEEKSVSLHPALLQS